From the genome of Gammaproteobacteria bacterium, one region includes:
- a CDS encoding ABC transporter permease yields the protein MKSLPLAWRLLRRDWRAGELRLLVFAVVVAVASVTTVTFFTDRVERAMSRQATAVLAADLVVESSQPLNDAIHETAKRYHLNTADTLNFPSVVVAGDRTQLVQVKGVSDTYPLRGELLTALERGGADSVTPGIPAAGEAWVEARLLAVLGLGIGDDLRLGEADLRIARIVTREPDRAANLFRLAPRVMVALDEIARTGLLGPASRVRHRFLVAGEAGDVERFRNWLQTHLPEGASLADVSSARPELRMALERGSRFLRIAAVTATLLCIVAVAMSTRRFVERQSDAGALLRCLGASRRRVFAIFSLRLLLLGLAGSLAGTLAGLMLQTVLAELVGNWFSDDLPAPSAWPLAAGVATGILMLGGFVLPSVLRLANVPPMRVFQRTAGPPPLSFGLFVVTAGLALTTLLVWQIGDDALAFRLLGGLAGGLIVLVIAARLLVRLLTPMRSRATGSWRYGLASLSRSPATTTLQLTGFGLGITALLLLALVRVDLLSAWRDALPEDAPNHFLINIQPDEVDGVRDLLTADGLDVGGPFPMVRGRLESIGDREVDPEDYEEIRTRRLATREFNLSQAETLQTDNAIVAGQWWSAEEHEQPLFSVEEGIAGRLGIEVGDELVFNVAGQSVRGRVSNLRSVQWDSFNANFFVIGTPGLMRDLPATYIATFYLPPERFDVVSRLVRQYPSVTALDVTALMKQVRDIMDRGALAVESVFL from the coding sequence GTGAAGTCGTTGCCGCTCGCCTGGCGCCTCCTGCGGCGTGACTGGCGCGCGGGAGAACTACGCCTGCTGGTGTTCGCGGTGGTGGTGGCGGTCGCCTCCGTCACCACCGTCACCTTCTTCACCGACCGCGTCGAACGGGCCATGTCGCGCCAGGCGACCGCGGTACTGGCGGCCGACCTGGTGGTCGAATCGAGTCAACCCCTAAACGACGCGATACACGAAACCGCCAAGCGGTACCACCTGAACACCGCCGATACGCTGAACTTCCCGAGTGTGGTGGTCGCCGGGGATCGAACGCAGCTCGTACAGGTGAAGGGCGTATCCGACACCTACCCGCTGCGGGGAGAGTTACTGACCGCCCTGGAACGGGGTGGAGCCGATTCCGTCACGCCGGGGATCCCGGCTGCCGGCGAGGCCTGGGTCGAGGCGCGCCTGCTCGCAGTGCTCGGCCTCGGGATCGGAGATGACCTGCGTCTCGGTGAGGCGGATCTGCGCATCGCGCGCATCGTGACCCGCGAACCGGATCGCGCGGCGAATCTCTTTCGCCTGGCGCCCCGGGTGATGGTCGCCTTGGACGAGATCGCGCGAACGGGTCTCCTCGGACCGGCCAGCCGCGTACGGCACCGGTTTCTGGTCGCGGGAGAGGCCGGAGACGTCGAGCGCTTTCGTAACTGGCTGCAGACCCACCTGCCCGAGGGGGCGAGCCTGGCCGATGTCAGCAGCGCGCGTCCGGAACTGCGCATGGCCCTGGAGAGGGGTTCGCGATTCCTGCGCATCGCAGCGGTCACCGCGACCCTGCTGTGCATCGTGGCGGTCGCCATGTCCACGCGGCGCTTCGTCGAGCGGCAGTCCGATGCCGGCGCCCTGCTGCGCTGCCTGGGCGCCAGCCGCCGCCGGGTCTTTGCGATCTTCTCGCTCCGGCTGCTGCTGCTCGGTCTGGCCGGCAGCCTGGCCGGGACGCTGGCAGGTCTCATGCTCCAGACGGTCCTCGCCGAACTGGTCGGGAACTGGTTCAGCGACGACCTGCCGGCCCCGTCGGCCTGGCCCCTTGCCGCCGGCGTCGCGACCGGGATCCTGATGCTCGGCGGGTTCGTCCTGCCCTCCGTGCTGCGGCTCGCGAACGTCCCGCCGATGCGCGTCTTTCAACGGACCGCCGGCCCGCCGCCGCTCTCGTTCGGCCTGTTCGTGGTGACGGCCGGTCTCGCGCTCACCACGTTGCTGGTCTGGCAGATCGGGGACGACGCACTGGCCTTCCGCCTGCTCGGCGGACTGGCGGGAGGCCTGATCGTACTCGTGATCGCCGCGCGCCTGCTGGTCCGCCTCCTGACCCCGATGCGGTCACGCGCGACGGGATCCTGGCGCTATGGTCTGGCGAGTCTGTCCCGCAGTCCCGCGACCACGACCCTCCAGCTCACCGGGTTCGGCCTGGGCATCACCGCGCTGCTCCTGCTGGCGTTGGTCCGGGTGGACCTGCTCAGCGCTTGGCGGGACGCGCTGCCCGAGGACGCGCCCAATCACTTTCTCATCAATATCCAACCCGATGAGGTGGACGGCGTGCGCGATCTGCTGACCGCGGACGGGTTGGACGTCGGTGGACCGTTTCCGATGGTGCGGGGACGACTGGAGTCCATCGGGGACCGCGAGGTCGACCCCGAGGACTACGAAGAAATCCGCACGCGACGGCTGGCCACACGCGAATTCAACCTGAGTCAGGCCGAGACCCTGCAGACCGACAACGCCATCGTCGCGGGGCAATGGTGGTCTGCCGAGGAGCACGAGCAACCGCTGTTCTCCGTCGAGGAGGGAATCGCGGGACGGCTGGGCATCGAGGTGGGCGACGAACTCGTGTTCAACGTCGCGGGGCAGTCCGTGCGCGGTCGGGTCAGCAACCTGCGCTCGGTTCAGTGGGACTCGTTCAACGCCAACTTCTTCGTCATCGGCACCCCCGGGCTGATGCGCGACCTGCCCGCCACCTACATCGCGACCTTCTACCTGCCGCCGGAGCGTTTTGATGTGGTCAGCCGTCTGGTAAGGCAATACCCCAGCGTCACGGCGCTCGACGTGACCGCCCTGATGAAGCAGGTCCGCGACATCATGGACCGCGGCGCCCTGGCGGTGGAGTCCGTCTTCCT